From Heteronotia binoei isolate CCM8104 ecotype False Entrance Well chromosome 3, APGP_CSIRO_Hbin_v1, whole genome shotgun sequence, a single genomic window includes:
- the LOC132568820 gene encoding transmembrane protein 126A-like, translating to MASEALDPFSRTQRLLAQDRSEILRERFERLPANDQSLFRTGSVVLGLNSSLCGLIANNYLRRALNITQARVASALPMAFLPFVSTVAVYEAAISQPLMQGDLNCAACASVRGGLIGAFMGCLYPALMAIPLNGGLATRYSTAPLPGNENTFRYWMRVCNPAYRKLRFAAILQAALGTYLGSKYYDIYIKMLQLPEAGRDSEELSD from the exons ATGGCGAGTGAGGCTCTCGATCCTTTCTCGAGAACACAGAGACTCCTGGCACAAGACCGGTCGGAGATTCTGCGAGAACGGTTTGAGCGGCTTCCAGCAAACGACCA GAGTTTATTTCGAACAGGATCCGTCGTCCTTGGGTTAAACTCAAGCTTGTGCGGCTTAATAGCAAACAACTATCTGAGGAGAGCCCTGAACATAACCCAAGCTCGGGTTGCATCCGCCCTGCCCATGGCGTTCCTGCCATTTGTCTCTACTGTGGCtgtttatgaagctgccatttcccaaCCTTTAATGCAAG GTGATCTGAATTGTGCAGCTTGTGCCTCAGTCAGAGGAGGATTAATTGGAGCCTTTATGGGCTGTCTGTATCCTGCACTCATGGCTATTCCGCTCAATGGAGGTCTCGCGACTAG GTATTCCACAGCTCCTTTGCCAGGTAATGAGAACACGTTCCGGTACTGGATGAGAGTCTGCAATCCGGCTTACAGAAAACTGAGATTTGCGGCAATCTTGCAAGCTGCGCTGGGAACCTACTTGGGCTCAAAGTATTATGATATATATATCAAAATGCTTCAGTTGCCTGAAGCTGGGAGGGATTCTGAAGAACTCAGTGATTAA